A window of the bacterium genome harbors these coding sequences:
- a CDS encoding T9SS type A sorting domain-containing protein, translated as MDIHSFNSLTTFANPDLHIDRRQNVCIEMTGTPISGITMDIDGEQRNLQTPDIGADEFDCIVSEVANEFIADEYSLEQNYPNPFNPSTKISYFLSTGGNVTLKVFDILGNEIAILVNEEKPAGKYEINFNANNLSSGVYIYTIQAANFVESKKMLLIK; from the coding sequence ATGGATATCCATAGTTTTAATTCTCTGACTACTTTTGCAAACCCGGATCTCCATATTGACAGAAGGCAAAATGTATGCATCGAAATGACAGGCACACCAATCTCCGGAATCACAATGGATATTGATGGCGAACAAAGAAATTTACAAACTCCTGATATCGGTGCGGATGAATTTGATTGTATAGTAAGTGAGGTTGCTAACGAATTTATCGCTGACGAGTACAGTCTCGAACAGAATTATCCAAACCCTTTCAATCCATCAACCAAAATAAGTTACTTTTTGTCAACGGGCGGAAATGTGACTCTAAAAGTTTTTGATATTCTCGGTAATGAAATTGCCATACTTGTTAATGAAGAAAAACCTGCCGGTAAATATGAAATTAATTTTAATGCAAACAACTTATCAAGCGGAGTTTATATTTATACTATTCAAGCAGCAAATTTTGTTGAATCGAAGAAAATGCTTTTGATAAAATAA